A single genomic interval of Romboutsia ilealis harbors:
- a CDS encoding RidA family protein, which yields MKHQVIHTDNAPKAIGPYSQAVKAGNMLFVSGQVPFVPETMEIVEGDVKAQTAQSLKNVQAILAEAGLDFSHVVKSTVFIKDMNEFAQINEVYAEFFGENKPARACVEVARLPKDVKVEIEVIAVI from the coding sequence ATGAAACATCAAGTAATACATACAGATAATGCACCTAAAGCTATAGGACCATATTCTCAAGCTGTTAAAGCTGGAAATATGTTATTTGTATCAGGACAAGTTCCATTTGTACCTGAAACTATGGAAATAGTAGAAGGAGATGTAAAAGCACAAACTGCTCAATCTTTAAAAAACGTTCAAGCTATATTAGCTGAAGCTGGGCTTGATTTTTCTCATGTAGTAAAATCTACAGTATTCATAAAAGATATGAATGAATTTGCTCAAATAAATGAAGTATATGCTGAGTTCTTTGGTGAAAACAAACCAGCTAGAGCTTGTGTAGAAGTTGCAAGACTTCCAAAAGACGTTAAAGTTGAAATAGAAGTAATTGCTGTAATATAA
- the sdaAB gene encoding L-serine ammonia-lyase, iron-sulfur-dependent subunit beta codes for MAKDYSVFDIVGPNMIGPSSSHTAGAARLGKSASKIAGKPVKEVNFLLHGSFAETYKGHGTDKALVGGILGFNPDDARIKDSFELAKEQGVKFEFIKTDLGENVHPNTVKMEMILEDGSKSSVMGASIGGGNIKLTEMDGLALDFNGARSAIVIEIKDIPGAIAFITGLLGHNNKNIATISTNKPEKSEYTFLTIETDDELEPSLIEQLKKFEVVAKVVVLDKF; via the coding sequence ATGGCTAAAGATTATAGTGTATTTGATATAGTAGGTCCTAATATGATAGGTCCATCAAGTTCCCATACTGCAGGAGCTGCAAGACTTGGAAAGAGTGCTTCTAAAATAGCAGGAAAACCAGTAAAGGAAGTAAACTTCTTACTTCATGGATCATTTGCAGAAACTTATAAAGGTCATGGTACTGATAAAGCATTAGTCGGTGGTATATTAGGATTTAATCCAGATGATGCTAGAATAAAGGATTCTTTTGAATTAGCAAAAGAACAAGGAGTTAAGTTTGAATTCATAAAAACTGACTTAGGAGAAAACGTTCATCCTAATACTGTTAAAATGGAAATGATACTAGAAGATGGTTCAAAATCAAGCGTAATGGGTGCTTCTATAGGTGGAGGTAACATAAAGCTTACTGAAATGGATGGATTGGCACTTGACTTTAATGGAGCGAGAAGTGCTATAGTAATAGAGATAAAAGATATACCAGGTGCAATAGCATTTATAACGGGATTACTTGGACATAATAATAAAAACATAGCAACTATATCTACTAATAAACCAGAGAAGTCAGAATATACGTTCTTAACAATAGAAACAGATGATGAATTAGAGCCAAGTTTAATAGAACAATTAAAGAAATTTGAAGTAGTAGCTAAAGTAGTAGTTTTAGATAAATTCTAA